From Topomyia yanbarensis strain Yona2022 chromosome 1, ASM3024719v1, whole genome shotgun sequence, one genomic window encodes:
- the LOC131677235 gene encoding uncharacterized protein LOC131677235 encodes MTHSINSVKITQQFEIQTLKSPLLDEALYFRVESEQPGLGEMTHNNFTIVQSCFDDDETYLCTLPSTWVIRKGWNNGIPDKLSVIDGSDLCYWPKKASGYRLLEKAKKNPAIEIDDNLLAANRCKIKRSGFETYSEAHEEQKRMEVFSDTDEMELKIKMRKDVAELFSAIKQTGYSKATGNSQKSTELSSQVSFSEDIIDSSQADYICPVKPTGVVSSPEMIATVAPESCEKCQSLGKFEDKLHRMEKQLDQCVFLLSQANAKIDMLSSRKQSEVDKDVIELNNISVQPVKTLQDLEALEKKCKDESYIKSVILSMGNIHGKHRFTGQGWTVCLQVIDYFLDRKFMREVSWTGVSKTKSENGEAVTKIAFSKYEHFINLFYQVILRADEQFSLAACHKFFKQCIRNSKQRLEDIKRVRLSVARKRRIPGNVESTNDENIKPMDDQAVHNDISVHSNEQNDYFQVLAEEYLEEMIDEHEQNNVA; translated from the exons aaatgacccataataattttACAATTGTGCAGTCCTGTTTCGACGATGATGAAACCTATCTGTGTACTTTGCCGTCCACTTGGGTTATTCGGAAAGGATGGAACAACGGTATTCCCGACAAGCTGAGTGTTATTGATGGTAGTGACCTGTGCTATTGGCCGAAAAAGGCTAGTGGATATCGCTTGCtggaaaaagcgaaaaaaaatccAGCCATCGAGATCGATGATAATTTACTTGCCGCTAATAGATGCAAAATCAAGCGAAGTGGCTTTGAGACATATTCGGAG GCACACGAAGAACAAAAGAGAATGGAAGTATTCTCCGACACCGACGAAATggaattgaaaattaaaatgagAAAAGATGTAGCTGAATTATTTTCCGCTATAAAGCAAACTGGATACAGTAAAGCGACTGGAAACTCCCAAAAATCCACTGAGCTCTCTAGTCAGGTTTCATTTTCGGAGGACATCATCGACTCTTCACAAGCGGATTATATCTGTCCAGTCAAACCCACAGGAGTTGTTTCTTCTCCCGAAATGATTGCAACAGTCGCACCTGAGTCATGTGAAAAATGCCAATCGTTGGGAAAGTTTGAGGACAAATTACATCGCATGGAAAAGCAATTAGACCAGTGTGTGTTTCTTTTGTCTCAAGCAAATGCTAAAATTGATATGTTGTCTTCGCGCAAGCAATCTGAAGTCGATAAAGATGTCATTGAACTTAACAATATTTCCGTGCAACCAGTTAAAACCTTACAGGATTTAGAAGCACTTGAAAAAAAGTGCAAAGATGAAAGCTACATTAAATCTGTTATTCTTTCGATGGGAAATATTCACGGAAAGCATCGTTTCACTGGACAGGGTTGGACAGTATGTTTGCAAGTGATCGACTATTTTCTGGATCGGAAATTTATGCGTGAAGTTTCCTGGACGGGAGTTTCTAAAACCAAAAGCGAAAACGGAGAAGCTGTAACAAAAATTGCGTTCtccaaatatgaacattttataAATCTTTTCTATCAAGTAATTTTACgtgcagatgaacagttttcgCTAGCGGCTTGCCATAAATTTTTCAAGCAGTGTATCAGAAATTCGAAACAGCGTTTGGAAGACATTAAGCGAGTTCGGTTGTCTGTTGCTCGGAAGAGACGAATCCCTGGGAATGTCGAAAGTACGAATGACGAAAATATTAAGCCAATGGACGATCAAGCTGTGCATAATGACATAAGCGTTCATTCGAATGAACAAAATGACTATTTTCAGGTATTAGCTGAAGAATACTTAGAAGAGATGATCGACGAACATGAACAAAACAATGTAGcttaa